The genomic stretch TGTATTGTTTTATATCTGGAGAAATAGGTTTAATTTGGCAACTTGTAATTTCATTAGCATTTGAATCTTGCGTTTGGAGCCTACTGATTTTTTCAATCTGCAAAGATGTATCAATATTGTATTTATTTGCCATTAATTCGAGTTCTTTTTTAAAAAAAGGAAGATTTTTTATATTTTTCTCATCAATATTTCCTAACCTGTCTTTTAAATTTTTAAATCTAAAACTAATGAATTCTTTGAGTTCATTTTGTTTCTTTTGATTTTGAGCTATCAATGTGTCTAAATTAAAACTTACATCTTTAATCCAATCATAATTGTTTTGTTGCAGATCTTTAAGCACGTTTAAATCTTTGTTAAGCGTATTGATCGCTACATCAATTTTAAAAACGCTGGCATTCTTATCAAATAACGATGCCATCAAGTTTGTTTTGATATGTCTAATAGAATTGCTTAAAACATCTTGACTTGAAAGCTTGAGATTTGAACGGATTTGATTGAATTTTGAAATCAAGCTTTTAGATAAAGTCTTTTTATATTTTTTGTTTTGGATCAATTCAAAAAAAGCCTCTTGTTTTCTAAGTTCTTCATAATCCCCGTGGTTAAATTCTTTTCGTTTCAATTCAAGTTTCTTATAGGCGTTTTTCAATTCTTTGAGTGATTCAAAAAGTCTCTTTTTGTCTTTAAACTTTTCTCTTAATGCCTGATGGATTTTTTTTAATTTTGAAGCGACTTTGAAATTCCTATTTTGAATAAAATCCTCTCTCAATCTTTGCTGTTCTTTCTTCAAGTCTTCAATCTCATTGTCTAATGAATCTGAATTGTATTCGGCAATGGAAATTTTCTTTGCAAGCTGGCGAGTATTTTTCAAAATCTCCTCTGAAAAATCTGTTTTTACTTGGGGATAAAACTTTTCAAAGTTCAATTCTCTCTCAAATTTATATTTGTTTTCATAGTGGAAGTTTTTATTGCAGACATTCAGAGAATTTTTAAAATCTTCTCGGAGCTTATAAAAAAATTCTTTGCATTCATTTTTTGTCTTAAAGTGAAGTTTTTTATTGGTATAAAGATTATTTTTATTTAAGATCACGTGAATATGTGGTTTGTTTTGATGGGTGTGTTTCACAAGAACATATTTATATTCGTTAAAATTTTTTCTCATTGTAATCTTAACAGCATTTTCTAAGGCTTCAATATTCTTTTGAGCAAATTCTTCATCAATTCCAAAGACTAAATGCATTCCTTCTTTTGCATTCTTTTTGCCTGAAAAATCTTGTTTCCAATCCTCTAAAATTTGATTGATTTTGACTTTTTCTCCCTTTTGATTTTCACAAAAAGAAGAGTTGGAATTTCTGATGATATAACTCAATGCATTTTTAATGCCATTAGAAGATAAATTTGAAATATTTTTCACTAAAACTTGCTTGAAATTTTGATGAGAATTTTGAAAATATTTTGATCTGAAATTAAGTTTATGAAAAGAATTACCAGATGTAAAATCAATTTTTTCAGACTTTTGAAATCGTGTTTTTATCTCTTCATAATCAAAAAATATTTCATCAATCGTTCTCATAAAATCATTCTATCTTTTTTTAAAGGCATTTTCTTAGCAGGATAACCCTTTTTTGCCCACGCAAAAAACAATAAACTCCATTGATAACGGGCTTAAGCCCTGAAATTTTTGACAAAATTGATTTTAAAGAAAAGATAAAAAAATAGACTTGAAATTGCAATGCAAAGAACTTGAGTTTAGCAGATTGAAAAACAGATAAAATTTTTAAAAAATTGCTTTTGAAATCTTAAAATCTTTTCAGATAAAAAATTTGTTTTCAAAATAGAAAATACTTATCAGTTATTAACATTTTAATCAGCTAAACTATTTGTAATATTTAATCTCGAAATTCTTCATCAACTCCAAAAACTTTTATCAGTTAAGCAAAATCCCTTTTAAAATAATTTTGTTTTAGTAACATCTAAAATAAAATCTCTATAAGCCCCTTAATAACGCAATTATTTTTAGTAACATTTGGGGGAGTAACGCAATCAACATACTTACACATTGATTTAAAATTTATCAGATATCAATTGCTGTCAGTATTAAATATTGTCTCATAATCTTAAATTGTAACAAATTGTAATTCTCTTGAAAATTTATATGATTTTTTCTTTGCTATTTAAGCGGCTTTTTTTTTTTTTTTTTTTTATAAACTTGCTTAAGTTTTAATTAAAAAACTTGTAAAAAGGAGAAAAATGAATCGAATATTATTTTTATTGACAATCTTTGTTGCTTTAGGAGCTTTTGCATTCGGAGCAGGCGTTGATGATATTGCAAGTGCGATTCAAAGTGGAGCAGAATCAGCTTCTAAAAAAGGATTTGCAATCGCTTCTATTATTTCAAAAACCTTAGGCGTTCTATGGGTAGTAGCCCTATTGGTAGGGGCTATTTTTGCAAGAGATCGCATTAAAGAACACATTTGGGGACTGATTGGAGTAACGGTTATTTTAGTATTGGTTATTGCAGTTTGTGAGGTTATGAAATAATGATCGCACACCCAAATTTTAGAGAAATTTCTAAGAAAGAGAAATTATTTGGTATCACAATTAAAAGCTGGATTATTTGCTCTTTTTTAGGCTTCTCATTTTTTGTATTCTTTGTTTTTTATGGACTAGCAATATTTGGATTGTCGCTCATCGTAGTCAAGATTTTAGAATTGATCGATGATGATATTTTTGACATTCTCTATGTAAATTTTTCAATAAAATCGAAAAAATTCTATGCTTAAATTTTTTGAACCCACGATTTATAGTGCAGATGAGCATTCAAATATCTTATCTTTATACGACTACGAACTCATAGCGACCAGAGATTTTAATTTAATGATGGGATTTAAGATCAAAGGCATTTCGTATTCAGCTCTAAGTGTCGATGAAGAGTTTGAAAAACAAAACGATCGCCTGAGTTTCTTGAATGCACTTACAGAAGATTTTGAAACAAATATTATCTGCAAAAAAGAAAAAGTTGTTTTGAATTCTGATATTTCAGATATTGAAAATATTTATGCCAAAAACATTATTGAAAAATGGGAAAATAATTTTCAAGCCTCTCAAATCAATTATTATCTTTTTGTTTCGACCAAAAACAAAACATTAAGCGGATTTTTTGAAAAACAAAAAGATACCGCCATATCTGAAAGCAAAAAATCTAAAAATGATAAATTTGATTTACAAATCAAATCCAAAAAACTCAAAGAACTCAAAAATAAAATTTTAGGAGCATTGGAACCTTATGGAATTGAACTACTCAAGACCCAAGAGATTATTAATTTTTATCTGGAGTATATGAATGCCAAAAAAACATTTTATCCATTAGACGAATATTTTGATGATAGCTTTGTAAGTTCAGATATTGAATTCAAAAAAGATCATTTTATCCACTATAGAAACGATGAGAAAAAAATATATTCTCGATTTATCTCTGTCAAATCATATAAAACCGATCTGATTGATTCGGGCTTGATCCCTGAAATATTAAAAGAAAATATAGATCTTTACGTAATGTTTCATCTCCAGGCACTTGATAGAGAAAAAGCGGTGAAAAAAGTTCATGATTCAACTCTAATGGCAGTTAATGAAGAAATTACTTTAAAATTAAAAAGTCTGGAAGATGATATTAAACAAGAAAAAGAAAATATTTTTTATTTTTGCTTCTCAATTTTAATTCAATCAGAATCAAAGGAAGAATTAGACAGGAATTGTAGCGTCATTGTAAATTATCTGGAGAATAAAAAAAATCTCTCCGTAGCCAAAGAAAGCTTGAACCTCAAACCTCTATACTTTTCATTTTTCCCTGCCAATGGAAATCTGAACGCAAGAATTAGACAACAAAGCGGATCGATAATTAGCGTTTTAATTAATTTTGAGAATAATATTTTGGGCTTTACAAAAAATTCTTTTGGCAATAAGCCTGTAACTATCTTGAAACATCTGAATGGATCGCCATTCTTGTTTAATTTTCACGAAAGCTCAAAAATTAACGAACCTGGTCATACTCTGGTTATCGGTGGAACTGGTTATGGCAAAACAACATTGATGAGTTTTTTGATGATGAATTTGATGAAATATGACATTGATGTCTTTGCAATGGATAAATTAAATGGGATGCACAATTTTACAAACTTTATAGGTGGGGAATACCACAACGTTGAAGATATGAAATTCAATCCTTTTAGCCTCAATGGGGATAGAGAAAATCAGATATTCCTCAAAACTTTTTTTGAAGAGATGGGAGGGATTGCTAAAGAAGAATACGACGAAAAAGCTTCTATTTCTAAGGTAATAGAAAGACTTTATGCTGGGGGTGGCGATAACATCCGATTTAAAGACTTTTTTGACAGCTTAGAGCCGATAGAAGGATTAAAAATCAGATATGAAAATTACCTTGAAAGTCTGTTTGACAATAACGAAGATGCGTTAAATTTCTCAAAAAAACTATCCGTGATTAATATGGATTCAATCTTAAAAGATTCTGAACTATCATCATTAAGTGCCTTTTATATATTCCACAAACTAAAAAAGATTCATAAGGACACCGCTAGAGGATTTTTTATTTGGATTGATGAGCTTAAAGACTTTTTAAATCATCAAAGAATGGCGAGTCTTATTTTGGAAAATATCTTGGAAGCGAGGAAAATAGGTGGGGTTGTAACGATGGGAGTGCAAAATATAGATTTTTTTGAACATATTCCGATGAAAGGGTCTTTTTTGGAGAATATGAGCAATTTTATCATATTTCCAACTACGCAATCTGAAGTCTTAAATCGTTTGGAAGAAAAATTAAAACTCACAACCACAGAGCTTAGATTTTTAAGCAATACGCCCAAAAAAGACAGAAAAATTCTGCTCAAAACCAAAGCTAACGGCTCACAAATTCTTGATGTTAATTTAGAGCGTTTGGGCTCATACCTCAAAGTTTTTAACTCTGACTCCATCAATGTTAATTATATGAAAGAAATAATTAAAGAATACCCTCAAAGCTGGAGAGATCTCTATTTGAAGGAGGAATTTTGAGCATTACCGAAATCATTTCAAAAATCTTGAGCAAACTCTCGGTCGCAGTGAGTGAAAATATTTTTTATGGCGCACAAAGGGTTTATACAAATAAATTTTTATTGAGTTTTTTGTTTCTTTTAATGGTTTTTTGGCTTATTGCAAATTTAGATAATGACAATAAAAAGGGAATGATCAAAACCGCCTTTATCTATCTTTCTGTATTTGTTTTTGTAGAAGCGATCTTGCAATCAAAAAATGCTTATTTTTTCGTATTACAAATATTTGATTTTCCTCGTTTGCTTTTTACCGGAGCAATCAAACTCGGTATGGGGGACAATACGGATACCGATATCATTAAAACCTTGGATGCCGTTCAAAAATCGCTCACAGCCATCAATATTGATGTCGGTAGTTGGGTAAGCGGATTTAACTGGGGGAATGCGATTTTATACGGCTTATTTTGGCTTGGTGGCTGGACATTAACGCTTGTAATTTCTGGAATGGTGATTTTATCCACTTTTGTTTCAATCGTGATTCAAGCCCTTTGCGCAATCGTGTTTCCTACCCTGATATGGAGTAAAACAAGGGGTATATTTTTCGCTTGGGGAAAACTTTATATCTCTTTATCTTTATATGCACCTTTTGCGATCTTTTGCTCTTTAATTGCCAAAGAAGCCGCTAATTATGCGGCTAACACAACGGCTAATAATTATGAGGGACTTGAAAACTTTACTTCAATTGTAGCCGTAACAATTCTATATGCCTTCTCAATCTTTATCCTCTTAAAAATTCCAAGTTGGATCAATCAGCTCATCGGAAGTAGCAACGATTCTGATTCAATGGGTGCAGGTAGCGTGATTAAATCCACAGCAGGATTAGCCGGAAATCTTTCTAAAGGGATGGGACTTGCAAGCAAATTTGGCGGAATGATGATGGGTAATTCAATTGGCAAAGGAGCCACAGGAATTGGAAAAGGAGTTAGCAAAATAATGGAAAATGCAATCAAAAATCCGAGTAATCCTGGAACAATCGGATTTTAAGGGGACAAGATAATGGACAAAAAAGAACAAACAGGCATTTATAACGTAACTTTTAACGAGAAAAGAGCAACGCCGATACAGACAGATATTGAGTTGATTGAAAATGCAATCATTGAGTCGGTTGTGATGTATGTAAAGGGATATCATTTATCCAATAAAGACAAAGGAAGAGGTGCAGAGCATATTAAACTGCATTTAGATCCTGATTCACAAGGACATATCAAACTTGAAGAGCTATTAAATCTAGGAAATTTTATCAGAAAATACACCAAAGTGTTTCAAGAACCTTTTATTGATCATAAAGGCGGAAAGATTTATGAATGGGAAAATCAAGAAAAAATTAGATTCAGAGTTGTAGTAGGAAGAGTGGGCAGTGGCACTGATTTACCAACTTACACCCACGAACAAATTATAACATTTTATTCTGATAGAAATTTTAATGAGGCAATGCAATTTAAAAATCCCTTAGTGGCAAAACACTATACAGACATTAAGAATAACAAATCTCTAGATTCTCAACTTCAAAAAATTGAACAAATACTAAATTCTAAAAGCTCTATTGATCAAAAACAAAAAGTATTTAATGAGTTTGAGAGAATTTCAAAGAAAGTCTTAAATCAAGAGCAAAAAGAAATTGTTCAAAAGCTTCAAAATCAACACGCCAATAATAAGGCATTAAAACCATAAGAAAGGATAAAAATTGAGCAAGATTGAAAACATCATACCCATTCAAAAATACCCTATGGGCAAAGGCTGTAAAAAAGAAGAAACTAATGTTGTGAATGCCAGAAATCTATGGAAAGCATTAGAAGTTGGTAGAGATTTCAGCAACTGGATAAAAGATAGAATCAATAAGTATGGATTTGTCGAAAATGAGGATTTTATTATTCTAAAAACCTCACAATCCCCCATTTTATTTGATTCGCCAAATTTGGCGAATCATCATTTAGTCAATGGAACTCAACTTCAAAACCCAAAATTAGGAGGGGATCGTAAAAGTTTAGACTATATCCTCACTCTAGATACTGCTAAAGAATTTTCTATGCTTGAAAATAATGACAAAGGCAGACGGGTTAGAAAATATTTTATTGCCTGTGAAAAGCAATTAAAGAAAACATATCTGTCTTTTCAATCCCTTAAGGGATTATTTGAATTTATGGGCGTGGATGAAGAAATCGGAGTAGCAACTCTTAAAAATATGTCTGAAACAGCCGACAAAGAAGCCAAAGGTTTTAAAAACCTGATTATTCCATCAGGCAAAGCTATGTTTAGCTTTATTAAAGATCAATTGTCAGATTCTTTAAGCCCTAAGGAAAAATACAATCTGGACAAAATAAAAGAACTTGAAAGGGCAGGAATAGATTTGAACGAAATCTATGAGGCTTGTTTATGCACACGCCCTGATATTTCAGAACTCCAAGACAAAATAGAACTGCTGGAAGCACAATTGAAATACTCCAATGCTAAAGCAAACTGCTACAAAGCAAAGGTAGAACTTTATGAGCTTCGTTTAAAAAAGGAGAAAAACAAATGAAATATCTGTTGATTATCTCTCTGGGAATTCTTATCTTTTCAGGTTGTGCAGGTCAAAACAAAGGTCTTATGAAAAGCCCTTGTGCTTATAATGAGAGGATAAACAATGGGTGATCGCAAGATTGATAAAAATTGGCTTTTTAAGCTTGAAAACAACATCAGACGCTTAATGTTTGTCTGGATTATCGTATTGTCAATCACTGTCATTGCTTTGCTCATTATTATTATTTTTCTATTCCCACTTAAAGAAAAAGAACCTTATTTGGTGTTTTTCTCTCAAGCCGATCAAAACTTCGTTCGAGTTGAGAAAGCCAACGGCGATTATAAGAGCCAAAGAGCGTTAATTTATTCTCTTGTCGCAGCTTATGTTCAAAAACGAGAAACGATCAATCGGATTGATGATATTCCAAGATATGAAGATATTCGGCTTCAAAGCTCAAGCGAAGTCTGGGGACAATTTGAAAAGTTGGTGCGACAAAAAGGAAGTGTTTATCAAAACAACTCTATCAAACGCAATATTGAAGTTGTGAATGTCTCATTAGTGGCTAAAAATATTGCTCAAATTGATTTTATCGCAAGAGTTTATTATGCCGGCAGTCTCCAATCTGTAAAAAGACGGAGGGCAACATTGGCTTATGTGTTTGATGATCAGGAAATCACCTTCAATAATATCCCCAAAAATCCAACTGGTTTTAAAGTAATCGGTTATGAGATTACAGAAGTTTATATCCCTCAAGATGACAATAAAAACCAAAAGGATGAAAAATGAATATTCCTATTGATGAATTTCATAAACGATTCAAAACCATTAATGAACAAATTGATTTATATATTAAAAACCCGAATGCAATCGACAGGGAAAAACTTATTGAAGAAAAAAATAATCTTCAAAAAGAGATTTTGCCTTTTTGGAAAGAATATGTTTATGAAACAAATCCTATCCCGAAAGAAGAAATGGAAAAAAGTCAAGTTTGGAAAGAGCTAGAAAAATTACGGGAGAAACATTACGAATCTCGCAAAGATGAGATCATTGAACAAGCTTATCGGGATACTCCAACCATCAGGAGCGATCATTATCAACTCTTTGCTTTAAAAAAATATAACAACTACTCCAAAAAAGAGCTTGAGCAAGAAAAAAAGCTCCTTGAAGTCTTAAATTTTTACTCCAACTGGGAAAGACACGATGAAGCCTATTATATTGCCGGCAAACTTCAAGCCCTCAATCAGCTCCTTGATTATGAAAAATATCTTTTTGGAGAAAACGGCAAAATCTCTTTTTTAAATTATAAAGACTATATTCAAGAACTCAAACAAAATACTCCGACTAAAGAAAATTATCAGGCTTATTTGAAAGATACCCTGTATTTTTGCAATCAAGAAGCCTTTAAAGATCGTATATACGGAAAAACTTC from Helicobacter sp. 12S02232-10 encodes the following:
- a CDS encoding type IV secretion system protein gives rise to the protein MSITEIISKILSKLSVAVSENIFYGAQRVYTNKFLLSFLFLLMVFWLIANLDNDNKKGMIKTAFIYLSVFVFVEAILQSKNAYFFVLQIFDFPRLLFTGAIKLGMGDNTDTDIIKTLDAVQKSLTAINIDVGSWVSGFNWGNAILYGLFWLGGWTLTLVISGMVILSTFVSIVIQALCAIVFPTLIWSKTRGIFFAWGKLYISLSLYAPFAIFCSLIAKEAANYAANTTANNYEGLENFTSIVAVTILYAFSIFILLKIPSWINQLIGSSNDSDSMGAGSVIKSTAGLAGNLSKGMGLASKFGGMMMGNSIGKGATGIGKGVSKIMENAIKNPSNPGTIGF
- a CDS encoding VirB8/TrbF family protein; translated protein: MGDRKIDKNWLFKLENNIRRLMFVWIIVLSITVIALLIIIIFLFPLKEKEPYLVFFSQADQNFVRVEKANGDYKSQRALIYSLVAAYVQKRETINRIDDIPRYEDIRLQSSSEVWGQFEKLVRQKGSVYQNNSIKRNIEVVNVSLVAKNIAQIDFIARVYYAGSLQSVKRRRATLAYVFDDQEITFNNIPKNPTGFKVIGYEITEVYIPQDDNKNQKDEK
- a CDS encoding AAA family ATPase, translating into MLKFFEPTIYSADEHSNILSLYDYELIATRDFNLMMGFKIKGISYSALSVDEEFEKQNDRLSFLNALTEDFETNIICKKEKVVLNSDISDIENIYAKNIIEKWENNFQASQINYYLFVSTKNKTLSGFFEKQKDTAISESKKSKNDKFDLQIKSKKLKELKNKILGALEPYGIELLKTQEIINFYLEYMNAKKTFYPLDEYFDDSFVSSDIEFKKDHFIHYRNDEKKIYSRFISVKSYKTDLIDSGLIPEILKENIDLYVMFHLQALDREKAVKKVHDSTLMAVNEEITLKLKSLEDDIKQEKENIFYFCFSILIQSESKEELDRNCSVIVNYLENKKNLSVAKESLNLKPLYFSFFPANGNLNARIRQQSGSIISVLINFENNILGFTKNSFGNKPVTILKHLNGSPFLFNFHESSKINEPGHTLVIGGTGYGKTTLMSFLMMNLMKYDIDVFAMDKLNGMHNFTNFIGGEYHNVEDMKFNPFSLNGDRENQIFLKTFFEEMGGIAKEEYDEKASISKVIERLYAGGGDNIRFKDFFDSLEPIEGLKIRYENYLESLFDNNEDALNFSKKLSVINMDSILKDSELSSLSAFYIFHKLKKIHKDTARGFFIWIDELKDFLNHQRMASLILENILEARKIGGVVTMGVQNIDFFEHIPMKGSFLENMSNFIIFPTTQSEVLNRLEEKLKLTTTELRFLSNTPKKDRKILLKTKANGSQILDVNLERLGSYLKVFNSDSINVNYMKEIIKEYPQSWRDLYLKEEF
- a CDS encoding antA/AntB antirepressor family protein, translating into MSKIENIIPIQKYPMGKGCKKEETNVVNARNLWKALEVGRDFSNWIKDRINKYGFVENEDFIILKTSQSPILFDSPNLANHHLVNGTQLQNPKLGGDRKSLDYILTLDTAKEFSMLENNDKGRRVRKYFIACEKQLKKTYLSFQSLKGLFEFMGVDEEIGVATLKNMSETADKEAKGFKNLIIPSGKAMFSFIKDQLSDSLSPKEKYNLDKIKELERAGIDLNEIYEACLCTRPDISELQDKIELLEAQLKYSNAKANCYKAKVELYELRLKKEKNK